In Brachypodium distachyon strain Bd21 chromosome 5, Brachypodium_distachyon_v3.0, whole genome shotgun sequence, the genomic window CTTGGGAGAGGGATCTCACGGGTCCTGCAGCTGCGCGTCACGGCTGGTCAGAGGGACGTAGCGCACGGAGGCGCCATTGCTGACGCTGGTAGATCCATCAGGGTTCTTGTCGATCACCTGCAGGTCCTGGGAAAAGGTACCTACAGGAATGACCATCCGCCCGCCAGGCTTCAGCTGCTCGAGCAGCGGCTCAGGGATCTCAGGTGCCGCTGCGCCCACATGAATGGCGTCGTAGGGCGCAGCGTCCGGCCAGCCAAGCCTGCCATCTGCAGTGTTTGAGAACATAAGACTTGCTGAGTTTAGACATTAGTGAGATGAAGAATTAGTGTGAAATGATCTAGCCAAGGAACATGAAAAACCCTGCAGCAGGAATCCAtatttctgaattctgatttAGAAATAATAAAAAGGCAACCTCTAAAAACAGAAATAATAAAAAGGACATAGCAAAAATAGGATGGTTTGATGAAAATGGCTGATATTAAAACTGGCCGTTTGGTTCCATTAAAGAACGGGGGGTCCCTGTTTGGACAGGTTCAGTGGAAACTAGTTTGTGACAGTTTAGTCGTCGTTCCACAGAAGAGCAACACCAAGGAATCATTTTTGTTTGAGGAAAACAGGACAGTTAGCTGCCggttgttttgttttatttgcataGTTCTGTAATTCTTGACATGACAATTGTAAATAGCAATACAGCAATTAAATGACTGACTGTAGAAGCTTAGAAGGGCAAGTGCAAACAATTAATTCTTGTTCTGCTGAATAGCTAAGATACTACGGCCACACCAGTAACCATACCTGAAACATGAAAAGAAAGGGAACCATCCTTCAGTAATGGCGCTGCAGCACTCCGTTCTACATTTCCAATCGAAGCAGCGACAAGTTCAGGAATGTGTTCAATCCCTACTGCACGGCCTTCTGGTCCAACCATCATTGCAAAACAAGCTGTCAAGTAGCCGCTGCCTACGAGATGATAAAACCACATGAAGACAACACTAGTTAGACAAATGTTCAGACAGCTGACAACTGGGTATAGGCTAGTTTTTTCAGACAAGTGTGCTCAACGAAGAACTAAGAAAGACAGTGTATTAGACTGTCATCAACACACCTGATCCAACGTCCAGAGCATGCATGCCTGGCTGCAAGTGATCCTTTAACAGTTCTAAGCAGGTTGCGTGCATATGGGGAGCAGATATTGTGGCATTGTAACCAATAGGCATTGGACTGTCAGTATAAGGTGTAAGTCCCTCTGATACAAATAACGCTCTGTCCATACTTTCCAGTACTTCAGCCACTTTATCTGTTGTAACGGCACCATACTGCTTCAGGTACTCAACCAAAGCTTTGTTCTTCTCTAGTGATCCTTGAGTCCAATATTGCTGAAAGTTAAACAACAAATGCTAAGATGAGTCTCCCACAGGTACAAATATAGAATGAGACTGCAGCAGCAAAACTATGAACTATCACCTTACTGGTACTTGACATCTCTTCATGTTaaagcacaaataagcaccaAAACATATGGATGTCATCAAATCATTCACAATAtgcaaaaaaatgttttactccctctgtcccatattaagtgactcaaatttgctcaaatatggatgtatctatacctaaaaaacatctagatacatgtaatatttcgtcacttaatatgggacggagggagtattaaaattCCAGATTGTGTTCATTGAATATGAAATTTCTTCGAATTTGCTAGGAGCAAACTGACGTTTCCATAAAATTGTTCGTCACATAATGGCTAGTTTTTGTAAGAAATAGGCTTCCTTCACAACATAGTTAGGTGAAGATTTCGTCTATTTCTCAGAATTACAGTGTCACATTTGGCTGAAGATAGCTGACATTAGTGAATTTTCAGGGCCGTGGCTTCACTCAGAAGTGGACCTTTAGGCCAAGTTCATATATATCTCCCCAAATTCCCCAGACATGACCACCCTCTTCTACAGCTGTGCTCTCAAAGTCATAATCACCCTTTCCTAGTGCTTTACTAGACCCCAAAATCCACAGCCCTCACAATTTCCGAACATCTCTCTCCAAACTAACCTGCAACTCGGCTCTCCGAGACAAATTCCGGCACCAAGTCATAGAGGGGGGAAAACGAGAGACAGGGAGGGTAGGGCGAGAGCGTCGTGCGCGTGACATACCGCCATCCAGTGGTACGGGGCGCAGcgccgcagcggcgccggcctcgGAGGAGCCgcgaggaggtggcggaggaatcggcggcgggcggccgtGGAGGGCGACGGGAGGCGGGACGATGTGTACGCTGGcgcggaagcggcggcgaaggACATGGCGCTGGAGAATTTCCCGTTATatgaggggaggggaggggggcgAACAGGTGTTGGGAGCTCAGCCGCGGTGGCGCTGTGGACGACGGTCGCCTCGACAGGTGGCCGCCGCGCGGCCCTTCTAGACTTCTGTTCCGCGAGGGTGGAAACTGGCTCGCTCTGTGCGTAAGCGGAGACCCGAGTCCACAGAATGACAGACCTCACACGTAGCGCCTGCACCGGCTCCCCCTGTCCCGTGTACAGGCCAGTGAAAATTCACTCAAAAATATCCGGCGAATTGGTCGGGGACTTCCAGAGTTCCAGTACAGCAACAGAAATTGCAGATTTCTGCATCAGGGCAGCGTGAGCAACTGCGCGAGCATGCAAAAGTTTACACTGGCAAGCTTCTCGATTTCTCATCACAAGAGTGTACATACATTGCTTCAGGACCAGGAGCCTTGGTTATCCATCTGTGTCCGGGGACTGGCAAAAGCTGTGTACAAACACACCGGTCAACTAACAATTTAACCACATGATCCTGAGCCAGAGCATGTAGAATTTGCCATTGCCAAGCCACCGCCGATGTGGCCTGCAAAGAAGGGCACCGGTTTGGAAGCTCCCTGATGCACACCTCAGAAGTCCAGAAGAAGCTGCGGCAAAACTCGCTCTAGGTGGGTGGGCTCGATTGTCGTCGTCCCCTCCGCTTCAGCGATGACGGCCGAACGCTGAACAGCCTCTGCAGAAAAATAGAATTCAGAGTTGAGCTGCAGAAAATGGATCTGTGTTGTTGGCATGAGATGAGATGCGGTAGCATTTTTCAGCAGATACAAACCTGTAACGAACATCCTAAGAAGTTCGCAGCTCACTTGAAGTGCACTTGCGTTGGCTGCAAAAGTTAACCAAGTGTCATGAACACTTCGCAAGAAGGCTTCGGTACgaaatcatttttttaaggGTCAAAAAGAAATCTCTTCTATGGGTCGGCCAGTATATGGGTAAATGCTGACATAGGTAATTGCAACACCCTTCAAAATTTGTGGTAAAACAGAGAAAACTAGCTCGGAAAGACGGTGAAACTGGGTAGTATGAAATATTCCTTCAGTTTAATTTCAGGCGTGAGCAGAATCGAAGGAGCTtttaaacaaacaaacatcatTACTCCTTGACGTCATTTACCAGTTGTACTCCGGGTCCTCCTTGACGTCTCAGGAACAGGCTGCCAATTACAAATGGAAACATTCTCATCTGATACAAAAGAAGTTTCAGAACATTTTTGGGTGGGTGTGGGGGAAAGACGGGGTGGGGGTCAAGGGTTTCAATTGGATCATGGAAAAACCTCGATGTCGATGAattcctcgtcgccgccgccgctcctgtcGGCCCGCCTGCTCCACACATGCTTGAATATCGCGTGAATCAGATCCTGCCCGAATCCGAAACAGACCACGAAATCTCATCAAATCCAACATCCGGAAGAACGAAAACTCGAGGGGAAAAGACTAATTCGAGGGAGGACAGGAACTGGGTTCGAGTGGGTGAGCTCACCGGATCGAAGGTCTCGCCGCGTGCGTCGCGCGTCGCCTCTTCTTCCATGGAGACTTGTGTTTTCGCCAGGGCGGCAGAGGAAGGCGGGATGTGGGAAGGAGTTAGGGCTTGGAAGGTGGGAAACTTGGGCTAAATGGGTCGTTTCTGGGCCGTTGCTTGAGAAGTTGGGCTTGGGTTGGGTTCTAATTTGAATGGGCTTCTTCTTTTAGTGCGTTCAACGGCAGTGTTGTCATCTTTTTTCTGTTGATACTTGATACGCCCTCCATCCTGTTGCGGCATATCATGGCCTTCTGTCTGGATAATATTAAACGCTAGATAATATTTAAGCTAGCTGCACAACTCCGACACATGCAATTGGACATTCTTAGCAAAACAATACTGCATTcgctccgtccaacaaaaaatgtctcaattttgtcaaaatttgaatgtatctagctATGACTTAGTGTaaagatgcattcaaatttagtcaaagttaagacatcctttattggagtattgcaaaaacaagttgGCTGTGTGTAGGGTGAGAGGATGCAATCTCATTATGAATTACTCACTCTggtccataataagtgtcagaCTTGTAtgtgacaagtatttaggaatggagaaagtacaattttatactaaattagtacaaaatctgataGCTTcacttgttatggatcggagtaaTACTACGGGCAAGTCGCCGTGACAAGTTAACAGCATCTGCAAATTCGCTGCAGTTTTCTTCCAAGTTCTAATCCGTGCTAGTCACAGAGCCGTCAATTTGTTTGAAGCTTAGCACCAACCGGCAGGCAGCCTTAATGCACCGGTAATCATGTCATTAGTTTGAGTGATTAGCCGCTTTCCCAATTATAGTTGGCGTGATTAAGAATCTCAATTTCTCCTTAAGTGAGGTGGGTCACATTGGTCGGGGAAAAGCCAAGTACAACCTTAGGGACATCATCATCACTATGGCCCGTCCCCGAAAGAGAgacttcctcctctgcttccattatctagacatttttgaGGATTGCTCATTAAATATCCCCCAATATTTTGTGAGCTCTCTTCCTTAGTTTGACAGCCACCTGAACATCTGTAAGCGTGTAACAGTGCGAGTCTTTAACTAGAGCTGCCTAAACAGTACGATCAGAGCAACATCTCCTCTGAACACTGTAAAGCAGGAGCATTTCACATGCCTAAACAGGAGTACTAGGGCAAAAACAGTTAAGCTAACACGGAATTGTGATGATTATGTCCTCAGAGCTCTAAGATCTGGTCATCTGGACATACTGTCAGCATCAATCTACTGCACATGTCGCCCCTTATCCGCGTCATgggccttcttcctcccttgTCTGCTATAGCTTCCTCCGGGCCGAGACATCAACGCCGGCGATGACAGTTGACCAAATACTCGCATTCAGTTCCTGCTGCCGATCGAAGCTTCCGGAAGGGAACATCTCAGCACCAATCATACCGCTCAGCATGCAACACAGTatgaaaaacacacacactaCTGGACAAGCGTGCAGAGCTGTTGACATATCGCTGTGGTTACTACAGTAGTCCCCGATCAAATTGACGAAATTAATGATCGAATATTCGGGAACAGCAGAGGCGTTGAATGTTGATACATGCACCCACCGGACTTAATTCCTCCTCCGTTGAAACCGCGCACGCGGGAGCAATGGTTTTGAGGATTCAGGGGAAACCAGGCCTGCATGCAGTCGCTTGTTTCTGACATCGGCAAGGCGATCGAGCTAGTTCCAGGTTGACATCCCAAATTTCAGTACACGCGGACTGCGTAAAGAATTGCCGTATTGGTCCTTTCTTTCGCATTTATTGATCAACTTGTGTTTCTTTATCGTTATATGCATGTAGTATGTGGCTGTGTGGAACACCAGATCCCATCTGATCAAGAATCCATACATGATGGAACAATGTTCCAGAAACCGCAAGCTTACGTGAAATGTGATAGacctatacatgcatgtggtTGTGGAATGCCAGATCTATCTCTTACTACTGCACATCGTTTGTTCCCGACGTCAGCATTTGAACGCAAGTAAAGTGCTCCATTGCATTTGAGTCCGGATATGCATCGGTCGTGCACCAACTTGCCGATCGCAAGAAAAGGATCAACCAGCCCGGCCGGAATGGATCGATTAATTTAACCAGGAAGTACGCGATTGATTAGAGCGCGTGTGGATACATGAGTTTAGTGGATGATTAATCAAATCCCTCCTGCTCGCTCCTCCGGCCGTAGATAGATTCGGGGACCAA contains:
- the LOC100846469 gene encoding protein-L-isoaspartate O-methyltransferase; translation: MSFAAASAPAYTSSRLPSPSTAARRRFLRHLLAAPPRPAPLRRCAPYHWMAQYWTQGSLEKNKALVEYLKQYGAVTTDKVAEVLESMDRALFVSEGLTPYTDSPMPIGYNATISAPHMHATCLELLKDHLQPGMHALDVGSGSGYLTACFAMMVGPEGRAVGIEHIPELVAASIGNVERSAAAPLLKDGSLSFHVSDGRLGWPDAAPYDAIHVGAAAPEIPEPLLEQLKPGGRMVIPVGTFSQDLQVIDKNPDGSTSVSNGASVRYVPLTSRDAQLQDP
- the LOC100821364 gene encoding protein MHF2 homolog, with translation MEEEATRDARGETFDPDLIHAIFKHVWSRRADRSGGGDEEFIDIEPVPETSRRTRSTTANASALQVSCELLRMFVTEAVQRSAVIAEAEGTTTIEPTHLERVLPQLLLDF